GGGACACAGGGTTATCCTCCATACTGCGGATGCGGTGTGGTGCAAAACCGACGCCGCTTCCTTACGGATGCGGCGTCGGGATACATTCATGAGAAAATAGGGACGGCCTCTTACCAGCGGTAATGAGAGAAGGCCTTGTTGGCATCAGCCATACGGTGGGTATCTTCGCGCTTTTTCACCGCGCCACCGCGCCCGTTGAAAGCATCCAGCAGTTCAGCGGCAAGCTTGGCAGTCATGCCCTTTTCGCCGCGCGAGCGGGCATAGTTGATGAGCCACCGGATAGACAGCGAAACCTGGCGTTCAGGACGCACTTCCATAGGAACCTGATAGGTCGCACCGCCAACGCGGCGAGCCTTGACTTCCATATGGGGCTTCACGTTATCCAGGGCCTTTTCAAAGGCGCGCATGGGATCTTCGCTGGTCTTTTCGGCCAGGGTTTCCAAAGCGCTGTAGAAAATCTTTTCGGCGGCGCCCTTTTTGCCGTCATACATAAGCCGATTCACGACTTTGGTGACGAGACGGCTGGAATAAAGCGGATCGGGCAGCACTTCCCTCTTGGGAACAGGACCTTTACGGGGCATGGGGTTTCTCCTTCATGCGGGTTTCGGCGTCACCAACCCCGCAACGCGCCGGCGCTCCGCAATAGCGGGCGGCCAGGCGCGCCGCATGGCGCACGCCGTACAATTAATAAAACCTTATTTGGGGCGCTTGGCGCCGTACTTGGAACGACTCTTGCGACGATCGGCCACACCGGAGGTATCCAGGGTACCGCGTACAATGTGGTAACGCACACCGGGCAAGTCTTTTACACGACCGCCGCGGATGATGACCACGGAGTGTTCCTGAAGGTTGTGACCTTCACCGGGGATGTAAGCCGTAACTTCAATGCCGTTGGTCAGGCGCACACGGGCAACCTTACGCAGAGCGGAGTTAGGCTTTTTAGGGGTGGTGGTGTAAACGCGGGTGCAAACACCACGACGCTGCGGGCAAGCCTGCAGGGCGGGCGTCTTTTTGCGTTTCAGCACGGCCTTCCGCTCAATGCGGATAAGCTGGTTAATAGTGGGCATTCTTTCTCTCCATATTGGAATATTGCTCTAAACTAAATCCTAAAAGAGGACAGGTCATAGCCTGCCTGTTAAGAACTGTCAATAGCGCCACAGCATTGAATGCCGTGGTTTCTTTTTCTGGAAAAGCAGAAAAAACATGTTTTTGCAGCCTGTTGCCGCCAGTCAATTTAATGCGGCATGGACCCAGAAAAAAAATGTATGACAAGAACGCCCATCACAATAAGGCCGAGGCCAAGACAGGCGGCCATGTCCAGCTTTTGCCCAAAAAGGGCAAAACCCATAACGGAAACAATGACAATGCCAATGCCACTCCAGATGCCGTACGATATGCCCATAGGCACCACCTTGAGCACCTGCGCCAGCAGGTAGAACGAGATGCCGTATCCGCTCAGGGCAGCCACGGTGGGCACAATGCGGCTCATACCGTTGGACTGCTTGAGGCAGGCCGTAGCCACCACTTCAAGCAGGATGGCGCCGCCCAGTTGCAGGTAGGCTATATTGGCGGGACTCATACTTCACTCTCTCACAGGCAGAGTCTGACACGATCTGGGTTACAAAATTCTTACAATCCACAAACTTTTACGAGCCATGCGCCTGTTGGGGCAGATTACTCTGCTGCAACCACAGGCGGACAATATACGTCACGCTTGCTATGGAGTTTGCCCGTGCAAAAAGCAGCCGTGCAGCTTGCGCGGCTGCCTTTGCCTTGCAGGGCCGGAAGCTGCCAATAGCTGCGATACCGTCTGCAAAACTGGTTTTGACGCGCCAAGGGCACGCCAATGCAGAGGCTTGCTGGCAAAGACGGGGAAAGGGATCGCACGGCCATCCCCTGCGGCAAAGCTCGCCGGGTCAAACCGCGCGCGCCCTTTCCCGTAATGTTTTTACCTTGCCGGAATTATTCCTCGCTCAAGGCCTCGGCAAAACGGGCGCGCAGCGCCTCCAGCTTGGCCTTGGCATCCAGCAGTTTTCCGGCGCGTTCACGCTCACGCTCAACCACATCGGCGGGCGCGCGGCTCACAAAGCTTTCATTACTGAGCTTCATGTTGACGCCCACAATGTCTTTTTCAAGCTTGGTCAGTTCCTTGTCCAGACGAACCAGCTCACCGTTGAGGTCCACGGCTCCGCGCAGGGGCACGATAACCTGGCAACCTTCAACCACGGCCGAGGCCGAAGCCTTGGGCGCGGACACGTCGGCACCGACGGTAAGCCCGTCAAGGCGAGCCAGGGTAAGAATAAGATCGCGGTTTTCTTCCAGCAGGCTCTGCTGAACCGCATCCACCGGGTGCAGCATCAGGCTGACGCGGTGAGCGGGGCTGATGCCCAGTTCAGCCTTGATGGTGCGAACGGCGACGATCACGCCCTGAATAAGCTCCATGCTGGCAGCTTCCGCAGGACGCACGCAGGCAGGACGCAGCACCGGGTACAGCTCGCGGGCCAGGTCAGTGGCTTTTTCGCCAGCAGGCACAGGCAGCGCGGCCCATATTTCGGCAGTGACAAAGGGCATGATGGGATGCAACAGCAAGAGAATTTCACGCAGGGCCACCCACAGCACGTACTGGGCCGCAGCCTTGCGTTGCTCGTCTTCGCTGTACATATCGGGCTTGATCAGCTCAAGATACCAGTCGCAGAACTCGTTCCACAGGAACTTGTAGCCCAGCTGGGCCGCATCGTTAAAGCGGTAGTCCGTGAGGGCCTGATCCATTTCCAGCTTGACCGTCTCAAGCCTGTGCAGCAGCCACTGGTGGTGCAGCCCCTGAACGCTGCCAAGGTCCACATGGGCCGGAGCTTCTTCAGGCAGGTTCATGAGGGCGAAGCGGGCTGCGTTCCAGAGCTTGTTGACAAAGTGGCGGTAGCCTTCAATGCGCTCTTCTGAAAGGCGGATGTCGCGTCCCATAGCCGCAAAGGCCGTTAGGGTGAAACGCAGGGAGTCGCAGCCGTATTTGTCGATCATTTCCAGCGGATTGATGACATTCCCCGTGGACTTGGACATCTTGCGGCCCGAAGCGTCGCGCACCAGCGCATGCAGATACACGTCGGCAAAGGGCGGCTTGCCCATAAAGTGGATGCCCATCATCATCATGCGGGCCACCCAGAAGAATATGATGTCAAAGCCAGTCACCAGCACGGACGTGGGGTACCAGCGGTGCAGTTCCTTGGTATCAGAAGGCCAGCCCATAGTGGAGAACGGCCAGAGAGCCGACGAGAACCAGGTGTCCAGCACGTCCTCGTCCTGCTTGAGGCTGGCACTGCCGCAGTGCGGGCAAACGTCCGGGGCTTCTTCGGCCACGATAAGCTGACTGCACGCCTCGCAGGTCCAGGCGGGAATGCGGTGCCCCCACCAGATCTGGCGGCTGATGCACCAGTCGCGGATGTTATCCAGCCAGTGATTGTACGTCTTGAGCCAGTTTTCAGGCAAGATGCGGGTCGTTTCGGGCACAGCGGCGCGGGCGGCAGGGGCCATTTTGGTGGCGGCCACAAACCACTGGGTCGACACATGCGGTTCCACAACCGTATGGCAGCGGTAGCAGTGCCCCACGGCGTGATCCAGCTCTTCAATGCCTTCAAGCTGTCCGGCGGCCTCAATATCGGCCACGATTTTTTCGCGGCAGGCTTCCTTGGTCAGACCTTCATAAATTCCGGCTTCGGCCTTCATGATGCCGTTTTCGTCAATGGCCTGAATAAAGAGCAGGTCGTGCTTTTTGCCGAGCATCCAGTCGTTGTGGTCGTGGCTGGGTGTCACCTTGAGCGCGCCCGTGCCGAATTCGCGGTCCACATAGGCATCGGCAATGACGGGAATTTCGCGTCCAAGCACGGGCACAAGCGCCGTCTTGCCTACCATGTGGGCGTAGCGCTCGTCTTCAGGGTGCACGCAAATGGCCGTGTCGCCAGGGATGGTTTCAGGCCGCGTGGTGGCAATGGTGATGGAACCGGAGCCGTCTTTCAGAAGGTAGCGCACCTTCCAGAGTTTGCCCCTGCTCTGCTCGTGTTCCACTTCG
The Desulfovibrio intestinalis DNA segment above includes these coding regions:
- a CDS encoding valine--tRNA ligase → MADTLPKGYEPHDVEARWCKHWEEDKTFTPDPDAPGEPYSIVIPPPNVTGALHIGHALNVTLIDVLCRHARQKGKNVLWVPGTDHAGIATQNVVERALAKEGKGRKDLGREAFIDRVWEWREDYGHRILDQIRALGASVDWSRLRFTMDEGLSAAVRKVFVQLYNEDLIYKGDYIINWCSRCHTALADDEVEHEQSRGKLWKVRYLLKDGSGSITIATTRPETIPGDTAICVHPEDERYAHMVGKTALVPVLGREIPVIADAYVDREFGTGALKVTPSHDHNDWMLGKKHDLLFIQAIDENGIMKAEAGIYEGLTKEACREKIVADIEAAGQLEGIEELDHAVGHCYRCHTVVEPHVSTQWFVAATKMAPAARAAVPETTRILPENWLKTYNHWLDNIRDWCISRQIWWGHRIPAWTCEACSQLIVAEEAPDVCPHCGSASLKQDEDVLDTWFSSALWPFSTMGWPSDTKELHRWYPTSVLVTGFDIIFFWVARMMMMGIHFMGKPPFADVYLHALVRDASGRKMSKSTGNVINPLEMIDKYGCDSLRFTLTAFAAMGRDIRLSEERIEGYRHFVNKLWNAARFALMNLPEEAPAHVDLGSVQGLHHQWLLHRLETVKLEMDQALTDYRFNDAAQLGYKFLWNEFCDWYLELIKPDMYSEDEQRKAAAQYVLWVALREILLLLHPIMPFVTAEIWAALPVPAGEKATDLARELYPVLRPACVRPAEAASMELIQGVIVAVRTIKAELGISPAHRVSLMLHPVDAVQQSLLEENRDLILTLARLDGLTVGADVSAPKASASAVVEGCQVIVPLRGAVDLNGELVRLDKELTKLEKDIVGVNMKLSNESFVSRAPADVVERERERAGKLLDAKAKLEALRARFAEALSEE
- the rpsL gene encoding 30S ribosomal protein S12, whose amino-acid sequence is MPTINQLIRIERKAVLKRKKTPALQACPQRRGVCTRVYTTTPKKPNSALRKVARVRLTNGIEVTAYIPGEGHNLQEHSVVIIRGGRVKDLPGVRYHIVRGTLDTSGVADRRKSRSKYGAKRPK
- a CDS encoding SMR family transporter; the protein is MSPANIAYLQLGGAILLEVVATACLKQSNGMSRIVPTVAALSGYGISFYLLAQVLKVVPMGISYGIWSGIGIVIVSVMGFALFGQKLDMAACLGLGLIVMGVLVIHFFSGSMPH
- the rpsG gene encoding 30S ribosomal protein S7 translates to MPRKGPVPKREVLPDPLYSSRLVTKVVNRLMYDGKKGAAEKIFYSALETLAEKTSEDPMRAFEKALDNVKPHMEVKARRVGGATYQVPMEVRPERQVSLSIRWLINYARSRGEKGMTAKLAAELLDAFNGRGGAVKKREDTHRMADANKAFSHYRW